The genome window TGATCATAATTCTGGAAATCCTTTGGGAATGTCGGTTTTGATCAACTCGAGCAGTAAGGGACGGAGATCAACTGCGAATGATCTCTTGGAACCCAAGCCTGAGAACCTTACTATTTTGACGGATTCGATTGTTCAGAAGGTTCTTTTGGAGGGAAACAAAGCTGTTGGTGTCGAAGTCAATGGCAAGAAATGTAAGTTTTCCCTTTTATCTCATCCTAAAGCTGCGGATGAAGATATCTCGAAGTTATGACTACACCTGAACTAACAATCAATCACAGTCCTCGCTTCCAAAGAAGTCATCCTCTCAGCCGGAGCTCTCAACACCCCCAAGATCCTAATGCACTCCGGCATCGGTCCCAAAACCCAACTCGACCAATTCAACATCCCCGTAATCAAGGACGTCCCCCGCGTAGGCCAAGGTCTGCGCGACCACATGTTCACACCCCTAGTCTACACCCGCAAACCAGGCGACACCGCGCGCGACACATTCTACGGCGACAAGAAAGCCATGGACGACGCCCTCGAGCAATGGCGTCGCGATGGTACGGGCCCCTGGACAAAGTTTGCCTGCGAGTTAGGCATTGGCTGGTTCAAGCTTGATAAGCTCGTCAAGTCAGAGGAGTTCAAGGCTCTGCCGGCAAAGGAGCAGGAGTTTCTTATGAAGGAGACTGTGCCGCATTACGAGATTCTTACGCACTTTCCTATTCACTGGTTCATCCCTGAATTTCCTGATTCTGCGCTTAACTATTCTTGCATTCTGGTGTTTTACTATAATGCACAGAGTCAAGGAGAAGTTACCCTTCAGTCATCTGACCCGAATGCTCCTCTCAAGTTCGATCCCAAGTTCTTGGCTTCGCCGTTTGATCGTCGTGCAGCTATTGAGTCACTCCGCGATGCTTTCAGGCTCGTGAAGCATGATGGCTACGCTAAAGATAACGTGGCTATGCTTGCAGGGCCACAGGGTGATTCGGATGAAGAGCTTTTGGAGCACTGGAAGAATACTATCTCTTCGAGTTGGCATATGACTGGTACTACCAAGATGGGTAAGAAGGGGGATcctgatgctgttgttgatagTGACTTCAAGGTCATTGGCTTTGAGGGTCTTCGTATTGCGGATATGGGTGTTGTCCCTGTTCTGGCAAGTTGTCATATTCAGTCTGTTGCGTACGTGACGGGTATTAcagctgctgagaagcttATTGCTGAGTATAACCTCGCATAGATATAGAAAGAGGATCGTTATAGCGCAGACATTCTTAGATTTTAGTTATCAATGAGTGATCAAATATACTAATGTGCAAACATATGGTATTATGTCCATGTACCTCGAACCCTCACACTCGGCCATCCATATCGCATGTCCTAACAAACAAAGGCTTCACCTCACAGCGCCTCCTATGAAGAGCCCTATCCCTATCCTCATCATCCCCATCCAGAAACTCTTCATCCTGCCACAACCGAACATTGATCTTACGACCTCGAAAGTCCCCCTTGGCATGGTCTTTCCACTTGAAATTGTTCGCCTGAAACCAGACCCTCTTTGTGTCTCTCGCCCAGTAATACCAAGTCTCAAGCCAGTTGAATCCGCCGTCACCTGCGTCAGGATCTTCAAACTCGAACAGATTGAGCTCGATCTTCAAGGACAATTCCGGCCAAGCCACcctgagcttctcgagatgTTTCTCCCAAGGCTCTTGGTATGCAGTCCATTTCCCAAACCAGAATACAAATTTGACAGTTTTGAGGGCTGGGAGACTTGGTTTCAGAGCGAGAATATCGTTGATGAGCTTTTGGGGAAATGCCTTTCCACCTCGACTGTCAGATTCCCAAAAGTATTCATCCTCCATGGGATCTTCGTATAAGTCTCTCTCAGGATCTGAATCCGGATAATACGAAATAGTCGTCTGAGACATTTCAATGATGAGGGTGTTGGAGCGTTGCTTCATCATGTTCGAGCAGGCAACCCTAGGGACTATACTCCAGTCTCCAGCTGCATAAGTGCTAGGTTCTTGAAGTGGAACGACAATAGCGTGGTTTTGGTAGAGGCGAGGCTGAAGATCGTCTGATATGCTTTTATGTACGTAGAGCAAGGGGGAGATCTTGGGGGAATGAGCGGTTTGAGTCGTAAAGGCGTTGCTGAACTTGACATCTTCGAGGGCGTAGTCATAGACCATGTCCCGTACCTCTCGCGGTAAATCAAGAAACGAAGTCTGAGAGTCCATGGCTGCGAGGGAATTCAAAATATCTTGATTTTAGGACGAGAAATGGCATTCGAGTGAAGAAGCCTTCTTATATCAAGACAGGTATCCACCATCAAGGCTGGCATCCACCGCTAATGGGTTGGTTGCCTAGGAATGGAGAAATTTGAGATTAATTAACCCACTTTGCACCGAATGAAGTCAAAACGACAAGAGGCTAGGTTGATGAATAGCGGTACGGCCTAAATGAGGCATTGCCCGAAATCCACAGTTTAGAATATGAGGCTATTCAGAAGAAACCTGGACCAAAGCTTCACCCTATACAATTAGAGCTACTCCAACTATAGAGATAGAAAGGCATGTACTGACTCTATATAAACAAGTTTGAGCTACTGCTCAAGATCCCCGAGACATCTCTAAGTTTGGCTGCATCAAATAATTTCATGGCCTTGACTTCGATGCGTTGGTGATTACATATTCTTCCATTTCCTAGTTTTAACAGCCTCCTTGGAAACGAACAATGGCTCTTAACCAGCCATAGGCCTTTTTCTTATCTATAGAAAGATGTAGGACTGTGAGAAAAATATACAAAATATACCTTCAATACAGGCGATTTTAAACTACTACCCACCTATTAACTCCCGGATATACTGCTAACCTATCCACTATATCACTCCAGCTCTTCTCACCAATCCCATCCCCTGAAAAAACAACAAAAGTTTCACTTCTCACTTTCAGGCCACTTCCAAAAGATATTAGACCCTTCAACGTCAGCCAACGGATTCCCTTCACCGTCCTTGGCGGTTCCAAATTGCTCGTCAAACCCGCACTTCCTGTAGAAATCATCTTTGCCCAATGCGCTCACCACCGAAGCGCAAactccttcagcttcagcctgATCAAGGCCCCATTGCACAAGCTGCCGACCAACATTCTTCCCTTGAAAATCTGGATGTACGGCTAATGCTTCGAGATACCAAGATTCAGCGCGCTTACCGCTCCATATCGAGTCGAAGTGAGGATATGCTCTTTCGATaatgtcttcttctttggggTCAACTGCACGACTTGGTCTGGCCCAGGCGTGAATCTTCATGGCGACTGAAGATAGTGGTTTCACTAAGTTGCCTGAAACTGTATTAACTACAGTCATAAAttggagagagagaggaaCTCACGAGGATCAAAGAACCATAGATCAAACTTTTTGCCCCCTTCACCGAGTCGTGCCCACTGTGCAATTCCAGCAATGACCTCGTTGCCATTCTTATCCTTAGCCACAGCCACAAGCCATTTCCAACGATAATCCCAGAAATTGACCCGTGCACGTCGCAGCCAGTACAGATCTACATCATCAGGGTACTCATTCCGATGCGGGTGGATCAGATCGCCAAAAAGGTTATCCCCCCAAAAGGCCTTCGACATGACATTTGCGATCTCCGGAAGCTCCGTGTAATACGCATCGCGTAACACAATCTCGGACATTGCGAGTCAGTTGAGAAATGATCGTGTACGGAGTATGCTTGCAGTAATTCGTAATGCAAGAGCCAGGAGTCTTGTATTTCTTGGGAACTGATCTGAAACGGTCTAGAACTGCTGTTGGCTGGGTTTTCAACATGATCCGATTAGCCCGCTTCAATCCTTGTCCCCAGATCCTGTGAGTTTTTTCATATCCTGGACGCTGGAAGGGTTCCGCGAACCTGGCGTGACATGACATGGATGAAGCCCTTGTACTTGCATGTAAAGCTCCACTCCCACTGCATGTCTCAAGGCATCACTGACTCAAAACCCCGAGGACTTTTGTCTGAATTAAAACGGCATGTTCGTGAGATACCTCAGCGTTTTGTAAATACATCTTGATGGTCCTCATACGTGACATTCCACGCAACCTCCTTATTAATGATCAACTCTTGACTCCCAGCTCTTGAACTTGATCCCTCTTCCGACACATCCCGACTATTACTCCTGCTTGATCTATGGGCCGCGGTAGTTTGGTTCGACACCTGATCAGGTCTCCAATTCGCACTATGAGCTGTCGCTGTTGCCGAAGCCGCATTCGTAGAGCGATTATTCCGTAGTGATTGCAGTGCATAAGCCTTGCTTGAACCCGACATCGTAAAGTCAAATGCGACTGGGAAGCCCATGCCTATGGAGAAGGACTTGAGAAAATTCTTCAGGTTGGGCATCGTCGCGGAGATAAGAGACCAGGCGATCATGACTTGTTGACAGATGAGGGTGTTTGTAACGGCGAATTGAGGCTCAAGAGATGATGGGTATGTTTGGGAGTACGCGAGATGGACGGAGGAAATGGCGATGAGTGGGATTCGGAATGAGAATGCTGTGACGACTTGGCATTTTCGGGCAAAGGAGATGTTGACGGACCACGAGAGGTGAAGAACGAGGAGCCAGGTTAGGATTTCGGTCAAGATGTCGATTGCAGTGATGACGCCCCAGCGCGCACTCTACCAGGAGTAATTAGACATTTGCAAGTGTTTGTGATGGACGGAAGGGTCCCCATACCTGATCTGGGCATTGTTTGACGTTATTCACAGTCAACAATGTCCCGGCGCGACAGTTCACAAGCCATGCCAAACTTGAGCCGACGCCCCATAGTCCAGTGAACATCATTAGCATCACGCAGAccatcttgttcttgccGGGCTTGGAGCTGATGATGCGATGTATAAGGGCGAGGACGGAACACTTCGCGAGACTAAGAGCTAGAAGGCAAAGAATGACGGATGCAATCGTGCACTATCAGCACACCTGTCAGCACAAGAGAATAGGGTCAGAGGTTGAGAAACTCACTTTCGAAGAGATCCCCCATTGTTCTGGCGGTGTGATCGAATTGAACTTGCCCAACCCATTACTCAACCCAATAAACACAGCAAGAGCCTGAGCCAAATGCAAAACCTATAAAGTTAGCAATCCATCAAAACACCACCGATCACAAGTCGTTTCTCACCGTCGCAGCAGCAAACAAAACGTCATCGAACCCAAACATCTTGTACTTGATATAAGCCCTTGCCAGCGCAATAAGCGAGGTGTAGATCAGCGACAAGATCGTTACGATCCATAACTTGCCCGCATGATCGTTGAATGTAACGGGAGAAAACCGGTATAGATCATCGTCTAGTGAATCATTCGGATCCATGTTTCAAGATCTGCGAAACTTGGAGAGAATAAAGGGAAGAAATCATTACATCACATGGCAGGAGGCAGGTATATTTTGAAATGCAGAATTATTAAGGTTTGCTCAACCTTGCATGACATGAATCCTCTCCGGCGTCTCGGACTCTTGGTATTGGGATTTATGGCTCGAACCAACGGCACAGCAGTCTACCTCGCTAATTTCCGACATATGATCCTCgtaaagaagaaaagattTTCCGCTGAAGATATTTCTTACGTATTCATTGGTGACGGCTTCACATGGGGGGGCCTGGTTAACAGATTGGATCATGCAAGCCACAGCATGGGTGAACCAACAGAGAAAGCAATTCGTGAGATGTGCTCATTGGTTTAACCGAGGAGACGGAATATTACTCACGCATTGTTTGTGACTGCCACGAGGAGATCGGCAATTGACAGCTGTTGGTTTCAGTTAAGATGTGGCTGACTTGACATGCAGACTCGACTGTTGGTTCTTGACCCCGTCGTCAGACCTCATGAAGGAGTAAAACTTCATTTTGGCTGAAATCAATGCCTGCAACCGCCAAGACTGTTGGTCCTTCGTGCCGCACAGGCTCCACCATGTTCCTGACTCCAAAGGCTCCTCTTCTCGAACGACTCCATTGAATCCGAACTTCGCCTAAACACAGACTAAAAAGCAAAACTCGACTCACACTAAGAATTCAGGACCCTCGTAACTGCAATAGCTATGACAATGACATGACTTTGACAAAGATGTCGTTCGGATTGAGTCAGCTAACACAGCGGAAGATTTTCCGGACTTCGGCACGGGACGGGGGGGAGGATCACCAATTAGTCAGGGTCTAGCTAGGATGTAAGAGTCTGGCCAGGGTCTACAGGGGTTGGGCAAGCACCATGTACCGTGGAGAGGAACTGTTGGCGGGTGTACATCCTAAAGAGTGTTCCATGCCGCACTCCTGCATTTCTATTACCGAAGCATCTGCAggtttgtcttcttctttttgttccTCGATTTATTTTAATTCCTTCTTTAAATCATCGTCCCTCTTCCACTAAGTTGAGTCTTTGCTTGGGAAAGAGTACGCCAAAATGTCTGCTGAAGGCGATAAACGATCAGTCGAAGTTCAAGATGCCGCGTATGGCATCAATGAATCCAGCGAGCATGTCGACGAGAGGAAGGGCAACGCGGCTGATCGCGCTGACATGTACCGCATGGGCAAAACCCAAGAGATGACGGTTCGTCGCAAACCTCGTCCTCATAACTGTGTCAAACTAACAAACGCGTCAGAGAAACTTTCGTTTTCTGTccatctttggcttctcCATGATCCTCATGGCGTCTTGGGAGTTCTCCCTCAGGTACGTTGCGCTGAGGATAAGATGGTGAATAAAGCTGACCTTTCTAGTGTCTCAACAATCGGTCTCGTCAACGGCGGCACAGCAGGTCTGATCTGGATGTTCTTCGTCTGCTGGATGggcttcctcctcgtcaacaCCTCCATGGCCGAAATGGCTTCAATGTCCGTACCGCCACCGCTACTTCACCACCAATTACTGACAGAACTACAGGGCTCCTACGACAGGAGGTCAATACCACTGGGTCTCCGAATTCGCACCACCAAAATACCAGAAACTCATCAGCTACCTCATGGGCTGGATGTGTGTCCTCGGCTGGCAGACATCATGCGCTTCGTCAGCTTTCATCGCCGGAACGCAAATCCAAGGCCTCGTAGTGTTGAATTATCCCGATTACGTTCCTAAGCCATGGCATGGAACACTACTTACTATCGCAGTAGCTGCTTTCTCGGTTGTGTTCAACACACTCCTTGCTAGAAAGTTACCGTTGATTGAAGCAACAGTTCTTGTCATTCACATCTTTGCGTTCTTCGGCATATTGGTTACCCTTTGGGTTCTTTCACCGCGGGCTGATGCTACTGCTGTGTTTACTGAGTTCACCGACGGTGGTGGTTGGGGAAGTATCGGCGGTTCTACGCTCGTTGGTATTCTTGCGGGGGTGTTGCCGTTgcttggtgctgatgctgctgtGCACATGTCTGAGGAACTCCGCGATGCGAGCCGCACTCTACCAAAGGCTATGATCTCAACGACTGTTTTCAACGGTGCGTTTGGCTGGATCATGGTTATCACATACTGTTTCTGCATCGGTAATCTCGAGGAGGTCATTGCTTCGCCAACAGGATATCCCTTTATGCAAGTATTCCTGAACTCAACTCAGTCAACGAGTAGTGCTACTGCTATGGCATCTTTCCTCGTTATCATGACTGGTTTCTCCAACCTCACCATGGTAGCTACATCGTCACGCCAACTCTTTGCTTTCGCACGAGATCACGCTGTTCCGTTCAGCCCTTGGTTTTCGAAGGTCCCCACAGGATGGGATGTTCCTATCAACGCTATCCTGACCACCTTTTTGATCTCGAGTCTCCTGTCTCTTATCAACATTGGTTCAGCAGTCGCCCTCAACTCAATCACTTCATTGGCGACAACATCCCTTCTCTCAAGTTACATCGTCTCAATCGGATGCATGATCTGGCGACGATCAACGAACAGTCCTCTCCTCAAGTCTAAGTTCAGTCTTGGAAGATGGGGTCTTGTTGTCAACATCGTCTCCGAAGCCTTCCTCATTATAATTTTCGTCCTGGCTTTCATGCCAGGAAACCCTAACCCGTCCCCATCAGAGATGAACTGGAGCATTCTCATTTATGGGGCTGTCGCGGTGTTCTCCGTGGGATACTACTTATTCCGAGGAACCCACCGTTATGAAGGCCCTGTGGCATATGTCAGAAAGCTGGAACAGTAGAGGCACCATAGCAAAGCAAGACTTGTGTTCTTATACTTTCCCCTGGTTTAAGTCAGGGGTTAAGCTAGTAACTGCAgattaatttaataaaataaaatattcACTCTCTGCACAATATGTACTGACAGCGTAGTTATGCTGATAAGGACTAGGTTAGACCGTGAGACACGGGGAGAAAATCAATTTTCCATCTATCCTCCACCAACGCCTATAACCCTAACCTTTTATCATCCATGATATGATATCCTATTCCTACAAACTTACATAATAAGAATCGGCGTCTCACTACTAACGATCTCTGT of Fusarium oxysporum Fo47 chromosome I, complete sequence contains these proteins:
- a CDS encoding acyl-CoA N-acyltransferase, whose product is MSEIVLRDAYYTELPEIANVMSKAFWGDNLFGDLIHPHRNEYPDDVDLYWLRRARVNFWDYRWKWLVAVAKDKNGNEVIAGIAQWARLGEGGKKFDLWFFDPLSGNLVKPLSSVAMKIHAWARPSRAVDPKEEDIIERAYPHFDSIWSGKRAESWYLEALAVHPDFQGKNVGRQLVQWGLDQAEAEGVCASVVSALGKDDFYRKCGFDEQFGTAKDGEGNPLADVEGSNIFWKWPESEK
- a CDS encoding amino acid/polyamine transporter I; translated protein: MSAEGDKRSVEVQDAAYGINESSEHVDERKGNAADRADMYRMGKTQEMTRNFRFLSIFGFSMILMASWEFSLSVSTIGLVNGGTAGLIWMFFVCWMGFLLVNTSMAEMASMAPTTGGQYHWVSEFAPPKYQKLISYLMGWMCVLGWQTSCASSAFIAGTQIQGLVVLNYPDYVPKPWHGTLLTIAVAAFSVVFNTLLARKLPLIEATVLVIHIFAFFGILVTLWVLSPRADATAVFTEFTDGGGWGSIGGSTLVGILAGVLPLLGADAAVHMSEELRDASRTLPKAMISTTVFNGAFGWIMVITYCFCIGNLEEVIASPTGYPFMQVFLNSTQSTSSATAMASFLVIMTGFSNLTMVATSSRQLFAFARDHAVPFSPWFSKVPTGWDVPINAILTTFLISSLLSLINIGSAVALNSITSLATTSLLSSYIVSIGCMIWRRSTNSPLLKSKFSLGRWGLVVNIVSEAFLIIIFVLAFMPGNPNPSPSEMNWSILIYGAVAVFSVGYYLFRGTHRYEGPVAYVRKLEQ